One Aureibacter tunicatorum DNA segment encodes these proteins:
- a CDS encoding ATP-binding protein: MEINSNISALEAEMQWFRKVLDVRMKLYFGETCEYKSIYDIPAPDIRYGNSVYERVINNFAFSRAERLVIILGLIPYMMPHLLDVFFTKNKLYDREFTEFGGTVSDNFRGFLPTGETGLFVVAGNDLNLRVRVMAFFKEDHPFKKYNILSLEHQDQKDTFISGIIKITEEYLSYLIHGKAFKPRYTSKFPAKLLSTKLDWEDLVFEESVSMEVQNIILWLENNDKIMDEWGLSKFLKPGYRILFYGPPGTGKSLTASLIGKYAKRDVYRIDLSQVVSKYIGETEKNLSSIFDIAEHKRWILFFDEADALFGKRAQNVSSSNEQHGNQQVAYLLQRIEDFDGVIILATNLKDNIDSAFQRRFQSMIYFAKPTPTQRLSLWENAFSNLKLAEDVDLGEISQKYDLAGGAIINVLRYCALMAVKNKKNEVTLNTLLMGIKKEYGKEGVSI, translated from the coding sequence ATGGAAATAAATTCAAACATATCAGCATTGGAAGCTGAGATGCAATGGTTCCGAAAAGTCTTGGATGTAAGGATGAAATTGTATTTCGGAGAAACATGCGAATACAAAAGTATTTATGATATACCTGCTCCAGATATTAGGTATGGAAATTCCGTATACGAAAGAGTAATAAATAATTTTGCCTTTAGCAGAGCGGAAAGGCTAGTCATTATTCTTGGTTTGATTCCCTATATGATGCCCCATTTATTGGATGTTTTTTTTACAAAAAATAAGCTGTATGACAGGGAGTTTACTGAGTTTGGTGGCACAGTTTCAGACAATTTCAGAGGCTTTCTGCCTACTGGAGAAACAGGATTGTTCGTGGTCGCGGGAAATGATCTGAATTTGAGAGTGCGAGTGATGGCATTTTTTAAGGAGGACCATCCTTTCAAAAAGTATAATATTTTGTCATTGGAGCATCAAGATCAAAAAGATACTTTCATAAGCGGTATAATTAAGATCACGGAAGAATATCTTAGCTATTTGATCCATGGAAAGGCATTTAAGCCAAGGTATACGAGCAAGTTTCCCGCAAAACTCTTGTCTACTAAGCTCGATTGGGAGGATTTGGTATTTGAAGAATCGGTATCGATGGAAGTGCAGAATATTATTCTGTGGTTGGAAAATAATGATAAGATCATGGATGAATGGGGACTTTCAAAATTTCTTAAGCCAGGCTACAGAATATTGTTTTACGGCCCTCCGGGTACAGGTAAGTCTTTGACCGCTTCATTGATTGGAAAGTACGCGAAAAGAGACGTGTATAGAATAGACCTTTCTCAAGTAGTGTCAAAGTATATTGGAGAAACAGAGAAAAACCTATCAAGCATATTTGACATCGCGGAGCATAAGCGATGGATCCTTTTCTTTGATGAAGCCGATGCTTTATTTGGAAAAAGAGCTCAAAATGTTTCATCAAGCAATGAACAACACGGAAACCAGCAAGTGGCTTATTTGCTTCAGAGGATAGAAGACTTTGACGGGGTGATCATTTTGGCGACAAACTTAAAAGATAATATTGACTCGGCTTTTCAACGTAGATTTCAGTCGATGATTTATTTTGCCAAACCGACGCCTACCCAGCGCTTGAGTTTATGGGAAAATGCTTTCTCTAATTTGAAATTGGCGGAAGATGTCGATTTAGGAGAAATCTCACAGAAATATGATTTGGCAGGTGGCGCAATTATCAATGTCTTGAGGTATTGCGCGCTAATGGCTGTGAAGAATAAAAAGAATGAAGTTACGCTGAACACGCTTCTAATGGGAATCAAGAAGGAGTATGGCAAGGAGGGAGTGAGCATTTAG
- a CDS encoding DUF5908 family protein — MPVKIDEFVIQAKFESNATNASSNDSFGEMTEEQREEIIAEVLERLEIKLRKLNF; from the coding sequence ATGCCTGTAAAGATTGATGAATTTGTGATACAAGCGAAGTTTGAGAGCAATGCAACTAATGCTAGCTCAAACGATAGCTTTGGGGAAATGACCGAAGAGCAAAGAGAAGAGATTATTGCGGAGGTGTTGGAGAGATTGGAGATAAAGCTTCGTAAACTAAACTTTTAA
- the vgrG gene encoding type VI secretion system tip protein VgrG encodes MGVGLVDSNSDLATAIVSVGGKTLDDKFQIVSLEVENRLNRIPVSKIVMLDGDMEKGTFPNSELSDFKHGAKVSLSFGYHTEETKVFEGVITSLQVRVKRYGSRKVASQFIIECSHEMVSMKGSVRSQFFKGKKDSEVMSSLAKDHGVTASVESTDVKHENLVQYNSCDWDFFKNRARANGLVIQVTPDSKVKVAKPQVSKKPAVSLDYGMNVLDFDCELNAVGQLDQVKVSAWDSGSLKAVDGSSKDLKVGGQSSVSAKTMASAVKVKPFEITSSLPIESSELKAWASGIIAYSRMSSIRGKILTLGVAEVRVNDGVQLEGFGGKFNGIAYVSGYRHFLKSGKWFTEIYIGLQFDDFNLGAVFKDGSDWAVSLPRIDGVHKGKVNKLDGDPQSQGRLLVDVPSIEAGGDGLWARLCQDYASSGAGLFFVPEKGDEVVLAFENGDPRFPIIVGSIYGKKNSSPEKLSSSNAKKMFQSPKGLKMLFDDESKEISFETPGGNKLVLSDNSKGITLEDSNQNSMKMGSSGVEFSANQDFKVDAKNNFEAAGMAGVDLKSDIGEVSLKGFNVSAKADLSFEAEGGLEAKVSSSSILTLKGTFVFIN; translated from the coding sequence ATGGGCGTAGGACTCGTTGACAGCAATTCAGATTTAGCAACAGCAATTGTTAGTGTAGGGGGCAAGACATTGGATGACAAATTTCAAATTGTATCCTTGGAAGTAGAGAATAGGCTTAACAGAATTCCTGTGTCAAAAATTGTCATGCTTGATGGAGATATGGAAAAAGGAACTTTTCCGAATAGCGAATTGAGCGATTTCAAGCATGGAGCTAAAGTTAGTTTGAGTTTTGGATATCATACTGAAGAAACAAAGGTCTTTGAGGGGGTTATTACTTCGTTGCAAGTTCGGGTCAAAAGGTATGGCAGTCGTAAAGTAGCGTCCCAATTTATTATTGAATGCTCTCATGAGATGGTTTCGATGAAAGGCAGTGTTAGAAGCCAGTTTTTTAAAGGGAAAAAAGACAGTGAAGTAATGTCGTCGTTGGCTAAAGATCATGGTGTGACAGCAAGCGTGGAGTCAACGGATGTAAAGCATGAAAACTTGGTTCAATATAACAGTTGCGATTGGGATTTTTTTAAAAATAGAGCGAGAGCCAATGGTTTGGTGATTCAAGTAACTCCGGATTCAAAAGTAAAAGTAGCTAAACCGCAAGTCTCGAAAAAGCCTGCTGTTTCTTTGGATTACGGGATGAATGTCTTAGACTTTGATTGTGAGTTAAACGCAGTAGGACAATTGGATCAAGTAAAAGTTTCGGCATGGGATTCGGGAAGTCTGAAAGCGGTTGATGGCTCATCCAAGGATTTGAAAGTGGGTGGGCAAAGCAGTGTGTCGGCTAAAACTATGGCAAGCGCGGTGAAAGTAAAGCCTTTTGAAATAACATCTTCTTTGCCTATAGAGTCTTCGGAGCTTAAAGCTTGGGCTTCAGGGATTATAGCTTATTCAAGAATGTCTTCGATAAGAGGAAAAATTTTGACATTGGGAGTCGCAGAGGTAAGAGTTAATGATGGTGTTCAATTAGAAGGTTTTGGAGGGAAATTCAATGGCATTGCTTATGTGTCAGGTTATAGACATTTTTTGAAATCAGGAAAGTGGTTTACCGAAATTTATATTGGTTTGCAGTTTGATGATTTTAATTTGGGAGCCGTGTTCAAGGACGGTTCAGATTGGGCTGTTTCCTTGCCAAGAATAGATGGAGTGCATAAAGGGAAAGTTAATAAATTGGATGGCGACCCTCAAAGCCAAGGAAGATTATTAGTTGATGTGCCATCGATTGAAGCCGGCGGAGACGGTCTTTGGGCTAGGTTATGTCAGGATTATGCTTCTAGCGGAGCTGGATTGTTTTTTGTTCCTGAAAAAGGCGATGAGGTTGTTTTGGCTTTTGAGAATGGAGATCCGAGGTTTCCGATTATCGTAGGTTCTATTTATGGCAAAAAGAATTCTTCTCCAGAGAAATTATCATCAAGCAATGCCAAGAAAATGTTTCAAAGTCCCAAAGGATTGAAAATGTTGTTTGATGATGAGAGTAAAGAGATTTCGTTTGAAACGCCTGGTGGTAATAAATTGGTTCTCAGCGATAATAGCAAAGGAATCACATTAGAAGATTCAAATCAAAATTCGATGAAAATGGGGAGTAGCGGAGTTGAGTTTTCAGCAAATCAAGATTTTAAAGTTGATGCGAAAAACAATTTTGAGGCTGCTGGAATGGCAGGGGTGGATCTCAAGTCCGATATCGGTGAAGTCAGTTTGAAGGGGTTTAATGTATCAGCCAAAGCTGATTTGAGTTTTGAAGCTGAAGGAGGCTTGGAAGCGAAAGTATCCTCTTCAAGTATTTTGACTCTGAAAGGAACATTTGTATTTATAAATTAG
- a CDS encoding PAAR domain-containing protein, whose product MPPAARLTDMHACPNVEIIVPHVGGPIVGPGCPTVLIEKLPAATLGNQIVCVGQPDSILLGSFTVFIQNQPACRLGDPSSHGGSLVLGSFTVFIG is encoded by the coding sequence ATGCCTCCAGCAGCTAGATTGACGGATATGCACGCATGTCCAAATGTAGAGATTATTGTCCCCCATGTGGGAGGACCTATTGTTGGCCCGGGATGTCCAACTGTATTAATCGAGAAATTGCCAGCAGCAACTCTGGGTAATCAGATTGTTTGTGTTGGCCAACCTGATAGTATATTGTTAGGATCTTTTACGGTTTTTATCCAAAATCAACCAGCCTGTCGATTAGGAGATCCCTCTTCTCATGGCGGTAGTCTTGTATTAGGAAGTTTTACAGTTTTTATCGGATAA
- a CDS encoding GPW/gp25 family protein — MGNENSFLGRGWSFPPSFGKGHGIRMVNEENDIAESLHIILSTSPGERLMNPEFGCDLKAMSFSTIDSRTINSMNDLIKDAILKFEPRISLEKVEIDTSGQLEGIIRIELYYLIRKVNIRTNLVYPFYFKEGTNIDLDYE, encoded by the coding sequence ATGGGAAATGAAAATTCATTTTTAGGAAGAGGTTGGTCTTTTCCTCCTTCATTTGGCAAAGGACACGGTATTCGAATGGTAAATGAAGAAAATGATATAGCCGAGAGCTTGCATATTATTTTATCGACAAGCCCGGGTGAAAGATTGATGAATCCAGAGTTTGGTTGCGACCTAAAAGCCATGTCGTTTTCTACTATAGATAGTAGAACGATCAACTCTATGAATGACTTGATCAAAGACGCCATTCTAAAGTTTGAGCCAAGAATTTCATTGGAAAAAGTGGAAATAGATACTTCAGGTCAATTGGAAGGGATTATAAGAATCGAATTATATTACTTGATAAGAAAAGTAAATATCAGGACAAATTTGGTCTATCCATTTTATTTCAAAGAAGGTACAAATATTGATTTAGATTATGAATAG
- a CDS encoding DUF4255 domain-containing protein: MIHNVLSVVANELNNYLNLNFQFDEKKVLVSNLVNQDGTLAFEGSNKVVLTLLNIEEEGSLKSNMGIMKPGAKKELHVNMEVIFTSFFTGKNYIESLKIVSQVILFFNQKKVFTPNNTPDLYEKSNKLIFELQSYSLQELSHIWGMLGAKYMPSVIYKVSMLTFSNDIVFSDIPEIRSF, from the coding sequence ATGATACACAATGTATTGAGTGTTGTAGCAAATGAATTGAATAATTATTTGAACTTGAACTTTCAGTTTGATGAAAAAAAGGTGCTCGTCTCTAATTTAGTCAATCAAGATGGAACATTGGCTTTTGAGGGAAGCAACAAGGTTGTATTGACTTTACTGAATATTGAGGAAGAAGGTTCGTTGAAATCCAATATGGGGATAATGAAGCCAGGAGCAAAGAAAGAGCTTCATGTGAATATGGAGGTGATATTCACTTCTTTTTTTACTGGAAAGAATTACATAGAGTCATTGAAGATAGTTTCTCAAGTGATCTTGTTTTTTAACCAAAAAAAGGTATTCACTCCCAACAATACTCCAGATCTTTATGAGAAGTCCAATAAATTGATTTTTGAGCTTCAAAGTTATTCTCTACAAGAATTAAGTCACATTTGGGGTATGCTTGGTGCCAAGTATATGCCATCAGTCATTTATAAAGTATCTATGCTGACCTTTAGCAATGATATTGTGTTTAGCGATATACCAGAAATTAGATCTTTCTAA
- a CDS encoding phage tail sheath family protein, with amino-acid sequence MAQVYSTPGVYVQEKSAFSRSAVPVATAIPAFIGYTEKALRGSKSLKNVPTRISSLGDFHTLFGGAPQVKFNISASDEGLYNLEVDAASAYKLYHSLKLYFANGGGDCYIVSVGSYKEEVKSGDILGEETGGGLKALLKQNEPTMVLAPDAVVLAKEDFYTVQQAILNHCGNEMKNRVAILDVYEGFKERTLDEEDVVNQFREAVGDNFLSYGTAYYPWLNTTVVSSDEIDFKNIANVDGLVDILTKEVNASQEAGRLDEGRANAILAQVQQLTDENANAKNLHNTLKAVSPMYKQVLADVKRKINLLPPSGAMAGVYALTDSSIGVHKAPANVSVSSVVSPAVNINSKDQEDLNLPLNGKAVNAIRTFAGKGVLVWGARTLDGNSQDWRYINVRRALIFLEQTVKNAAESYVFEPNTPNTWVNIKSMISNSMTGFWRSGILVGASESDAYNIEVGLGTTMTANDVLDGIMRIEVRVALSRPAEFIVITFQQQMAGAGGGDEGGEGGEE; translated from the coding sequence ATGGCGCAAGTGTATTCAACTCCCGGCGTGTATGTTCAAGAAAAAAGCGCTTTTTCAAGATCCGCCGTGCCAGTGGCTACAGCTATACCTGCTTTTATCGGGTATACTGAGAAGGCCTTGCGAGGTAGCAAGTCCTTAAAGAATGTACCGACAAGAATTAGCTCTTTGGGCGATTTTCATACTTTGTTCGGTGGAGCTCCTCAAGTAAAATTCAATATTAGCGCGTCTGATGAAGGTTTGTATAACCTAGAAGTTGACGCTGCATCTGCATACAAGCTTTATCATAGCTTGAAGCTATACTTTGCTAATGGAGGAGGAGATTGCTATATCGTTTCAGTAGGTTCTTACAAAGAAGAAGTGAAAAGCGGTGACATCTTAGGAGAAGAAACAGGTGGTGGCTTGAAAGCTTTACTTAAGCAAAATGAGCCTACAATGGTTTTAGCTCCTGATGCTGTTGTTTTAGCTAAAGAGGATTTTTACACGGTTCAACAAGCGATTTTGAATCACTGTGGAAATGAAATGAAAAACAGAGTTGCTATTCTTGATGTATATGAAGGCTTCAAGGAAAGAACTTTGGATGAGGAAGATGTTGTTAATCAATTTAGAGAGGCTGTCGGGGATAACTTCCTTAGTTATGGAACGGCTTATTACCCTTGGTTGAATACTACTGTTGTTTCTTCTGACGAAATCGACTTTAAAAATATCGCTAATGTAGATGGGCTTGTTGACATCTTGACTAAAGAAGTTAATGCGTCTCAAGAAGCTGGAAGATTGGATGAAGGAAGAGCAAATGCTATTTTGGCTCAAGTTCAACAATTGACTGATGAGAATGCGAATGCTAAAAACCTTCACAATACATTGAAAGCTGTTTCGCCAATGTATAAGCAGGTATTGGCGGATGTTAAGAGAAAAATCAACTTGTTGCCTCCTTCTGGAGCAATGGCTGGTGTTTACGCTTTGACTGATTCTTCAATTGGCGTTCATAAAGCTCCAGCTAATGTTAGTGTATCAAGTGTTGTTTCTCCTGCGGTTAATATCAATAGCAAAGATCAAGAGGATTTGAACTTGCCATTGAATGGTAAAGCGGTTAATGCAATTAGAACATTCGCAGGCAAAGGTGTTTTGGTATGGGGTGCTAGAACATTGGATGGAAACTCTCAAGACTGGAGATACATCAATGTCAGAAGAGCTCTTATTTTCTTGGAGCAGACAGTGAAGAATGCTGCGGAGTCTTATGTGTTCGAGCCGAATACGCCAAATACATGGGTTAACATCAAGTCGATGATTTCAAATTCAATGACAGGATTCTGGAGAAGTGGAATTTTGGTTGGTGCTTCTGAATCAGATGCCTACAACATTGAAGTTGGTTTAGGTACAACTATGACAGCTAATGATGTTCTTGATGGTATCATGAGAATAGAAGTTAGAGTTGCGTTGTCGAGACCTGCTGAATTCATCGTGATTACTTTCCAACAACAGATGGCTGGAGCCGGTGGCGGTGATGAAGGCGGAGAAGGTGGAGAAGAGTAG
- a CDS encoding phage tail protein, with product MAEDNGASQDSSMRPTPNNYFSVEISGLDGEIGFQKVDLPSMQVESHQYRAGNDPAGYDVKMPGKPSFGDLTLSKGQFKNDTTYDDLYKKISSNTFERATITIKQLDEQGSPSRTYTCKMCYPTSWQWGSFDANDSSPTMESITFSVESMELEN from the coding sequence ATGGCTGAAGATAATGGCGCTTCGCAGGACTCCTCAATGCGCCCCACCCCGAATAACTATTTTAGCGTAGAAATTTCAGGATTAGATGGTGAGATAGGATTCCAAAAAGTTGACTTGCCAAGCATGCAAGTTGAAAGTCACCAATACAGAGCTGGGAACGACCCTGCCGGATATGATGTGAAAATGCCAGGAAAGCCTTCTTTTGGAGATTTGACTTTGTCGAAAGGTCAGTTTAAAAATGACACGACTTATGATGATCTTTATAAGAAAATCTCCTCTAATACATTTGAACGTGCGACTATTACAATCAAGCAATTAGATGAGCAAGGTAGTCCTAGCAGAACTTATACTTGCAAAATGTGCTATCCTACTTCATGGCAATGGGGATCATTTGATGCAAATGATTCTAGTCCAACCATGGAGAGTATCACATTCTCAGTAGAGAGTATGGAACTTGAGAATTAG
- a CDS encoding phage tail protein, with translation MKRDYPLPSYYFGVSFKGFTGNIDVSFMEVEGIGMSTRDSMILSEGGLNQYQHKLPGMASFADIVLKRGVMKENSPLAQWCMDTITNDFSKPIEPKDLTIQLLNESQEILRTWNYYKAFPISMQYSTLMASKTAFLVQTLTFSYSYYSLTS, from the coding sequence ATGAAAAGAGATTATCCTTTACCATCATATTATTTTGGCGTCTCATTCAAGGGGTTCACAGGCAATATTGACGTTTCCTTCATGGAAGTGGAAGGCATTGGCATGAGCACAAGAGATAGCATGATATTGAGTGAAGGAGGATTGAATCAGTATCAACATAAGCTTCCAGGTATGGCAAGTTTTGCGGATATAGTGTTGAAGAGAGGAGTGATGAAAGAGAATTCTCCCTTGGCACAATGGTGCATGGATACGATTACAAATGATTTTAGCAAGCCTATAGAGCCCAAAGACCTAACCATTCAACTTTTAAATGAAAGCCAGGAAATATTGCGGACATGGAATTATTATAAAGCCTTTCCAATTAGTATGCAATATTCTACATTAATGGCTTCAAAAACAGCATTTTTAGTTCAAACCTTAACTTTTTCTTATTCTTATTATTCATTAACATCTTAG
- a CDS encoding glycoside hydrolase family 18 protein: MNKSIILFLFVAFISIGDSFGQLKSLDKFRKNVYKNVKKVKKQQKKFKKDQKNINKLTGSDKKKKSDKDSLYQFSGREEVHVAKYQQMYTFLNGSDEVYFDDVDPEWDSVYFDKKDNGYYKLIKDSRKLDDDKRVFSWYPYWMDSAYKQYNYQFVNDLIFFSYDIDPKSGSYIDKEVINDFVNGSIVDFVQAQGAKAHIAVTAYNKDQVENFLNDNYAQAVFVDSIKSIFTQTNLDGIVFDFIIYEPSQREKFNKFLLMTEASLSHMKEEEVEIILSLPIQKECSDNYDVSALDHYVDYYIVVNNRDHNLLDSSPITPLMPLKNDLYSHYSIEEALYRYAGRGVSPKKIAFNLYDFISIWKVKDNEMMLGYHEQDMPFEFLNTSIPNYTSKLEYDSVFASNFIRKDQFVYWFETDNSLDHKMDWLGHNNVSGVGVWSLKDDKYHKKFWDNISKHMASDSIVQIYPIEHKKSFAFNIAEKLYERKEVVLAVLIIQFIGLILGLVMSVLDWRVREYIFQRNLVIYIYVFFVLLTILGALFLFGGIGEGILSVFLGFLISIAVFVILSRLIHLSREKTP, encoded by the coding sequence ATGAATAAATCAATTATTTTATTTCTTTTTGTTGCGTTTATATCGATTGGAGATTCCTTTGGTCAATTGAAGAGCTTGGACAAGTTTCGAAAAAACGTTTATAAAAACGTTAAAAAGGTAAAGAAGCAGCAGAAAAAGTTTAAAAAAGATCAAAAAAATATTAATAAGCTAACAGGATCTGATAAAAAGAAAAAATCAGACAAAGATAGCTTGTATCAATTTTCTGGCAGGGAAGAAGTGCATGTTGCCAAGTATCAGCAGATGTATACATTTTTGAATGGTTCGGATGAAGTATACTTTGATGATGTCGACCCAGAATGGGACAGCGTGTATTTTGATAAAAAAGACAACGGTTATTATAAGCTTATCAAGGATAGTAGGAAATTGGATGATGACAAGAGGGTCTTTTCATGGTATCCATATTGGATGGATAGTGCCTATAAACAGTATAATTACCAGTTTGTCAATGATTTGATATTTTTCTCTTATGATATTGATCCGAAATCGGGCAGTTACATTGATAAGGAAGTTATTAATGATTTTGTCAATGGAAGTATAGTTGATTTTGTTCAAGCTCAAGGAGCAAAAGCTCATATCGCAGTTACGGCTTACAATAAGGATCAAGTAGAAAATTTTTTAAATGATAATTATGCTCAAGCTGTATTTGTTGATTCAATTAAAAGCATTTTTACCCAGACTAATTTGGATGGAATTGTGTTTGATTTTATAATATACGAGCCTTCACAACGAGAGAAGTTCAATAAATTTTTATTAATGACAGAGGCCTCTTTAAGTCATATGAAGGAAGAAGAGGTTGAAATAATATTAAGCCTTCCTATCCAAAAAGAATGCAGCGACAATTATGATGTTTCTGCATTGGATCATTATGTTGATTATTATATTGTGGTGAATAATCGGGACCATAATCTTCTTGACTCATCCCCAATAACACCTCTTATGCCATTGAAAAATGATTTATATTCTCACTATTCGATAGAGGAGGCTCTGTATCGATATGCTGGAAGAGGTGTAAGTCCAAAGAAAATAGCCTTTAACTTATATGATTTCATAAGTATATGGAAAGTTAAAGACAATGAGATGATGTTAGGGTATCATGAGCAAGATATGCCATTTGAATTTCTTAATACCAGTATTCCTAATTATACATCCAAATTGGAATATGACTCTGTATTTGCCTCGAATTTCATAAGAAAAGACCAGTTTGTTTATTGGTTCGAAACAGACAATAGTTTGGATCATAAAATGGATTGGTTAGGGCATAATAATGTTTCAGGAGTTGGAGTTTGGTCTTTGAAAGATGATAAATACCATAAAAAGTTTTGGGATAATATAAGCAAGCACATGGCATCTGATTCCATAGTTCAAATATATCCGATAGAACATAAAAAGAGTTTTGCTTTTAATATCGCCGAGAAGCTATACGAAAGAAAGGAAGTGGTATTAGCGGTATTGATAATACAGTTTATAGGTTTAATCTTGGGGCTTGTTATGTCTGTCCTTGATTGGAGAGTTCGCGAGTATATTTTTCAAAGAAATCTGGTTATTTATATATACGTGTTTTTTGTTCTGTTGACGATACTAGGAGCGTTGTTTTTATTCGGAGGAATCGGAGAAGGAATACTGTCTGTATTTTTAGGTTTTCTAATATCAATCGCTGTGTTTGTAATCTTGTCCAGATTAATTCATCTAAGCAGAGAAAAGACTCCTTGA
- a CDS encoding peptide MFS transporter has protein sequence MSNNTSSLKQVPVHEETIFGHPKGLFILFFTELWERFSYYGMRGLFVLFLTAQVAEGGWGWSDADALSLYGTYTMLVYLVAIPGGIIADRLIGQKKSVLIGGLLLVAGHSVMAIPTEWAFYSALALIILGVGLLKPNISTMVGGLYKKEDQAGRDKGFSIFYIGINLGAFLAGISCAVVAKEFGWHYGFGLAGIGMLLGQVVYMYGQKYLVHVGNFEKKTESKKSNPSKPLTKVEKDRLVVLLLSFLIVIIFWGAFEQAGGLMNLYAENKINLNLNLGFLIYDVPAAAFQSLNALYIILLGVPIAAFWALRKQKSKESSALFKMGIGTIIMGLGFVFMMLATKEVSTSESGEILQKAGMQWLFLAYLFHTVGELCLSPVALSFITKMSPAKYASMMMGVYFAMTGLGNKLAASLGSSAKDLGDYNTFLLIASVSVVFGLIVLVFLKPLKKLTHGAEDTDSNVVFTEEEQMA, from the coding sequence ATGTCTAACAATACCTCTTCTTTAAAACAGGTCCCAGTCCATGAAGAAACCATCTTCGGACATCCAAAAGGCCTTTTCATTTTATTTTTCACAGAATTATGGGAAAGATTCAGCTACTATGGAATGCGCGGTCTTTTCGTTTTGTTTTTAACAGCACAAGTCGCAGAAGGAGGTTGGGGCTGGTCAGATGCTGATGCATTGAGTCTTTACGGAACATATACAATGCTTGTATACTTAGTTGCAATTCCTGGAGGAATAATTGCCGACCGTCTAATTGGCCAGAAAAAATCAGTTCTTATAGGTGGATTATTGCTTGTTGCAGGCCATAGTGTTATGGCGATTCCAACAGAATGGGCATTTTATTCAGCCTTAGCGTTAATCATTTTAGGTGTTGGACTATTAAAACCAAACATTTCCACAATGGTTGGGGGTCTTTATAAAAAAGAAGACCAAGCAGGAAGAGACAAAGGGTTTAGCATATTTTATATTGGTATTAATTTAGGCGCATTTTTAGCAGGTATATCATGCGCAGTAGTTGCTAAAGAATTCGGATGGCACTATGGGTTTGGTCTAGCAGGTATAGGCATGTTATTAGGTCAAGTCGTATATATGTACGGTCAAAAATATTTAGTGCATGTTGGCAATTTTGAAAAGAAAACGGAATCAAAGAAATCCAATCCTTCAAAGCCACTTACAAAAGTTGAAAAAGACAGGCTTGTGGTACTGCTTCTTTCTTTTCTTATTGTAATCATTTTTTGGGGAGCTTTTGAGCAAGCTGGTGGATTAATGAACTTGTATGCTGAAAACAAAATCAACCTTAACTTGAATCTAGGATTCCTAATATACGATGTTCCCGCGGCAGCTTTCCAATCATTAAACGCTCTTTATATTATACTTCTTGGAGTGCCTATCGCTGCATTTTGGGCTTTAAGAAAACAAAAAAGCAAAGAATCTTCTGCTCTATTCAAAATGGGAATAGGAACTATTATAATGGGATTAGGGTTTGTATTCATGATGCTTGCTACTAAAGAGGTAAGCACAAGTGAAAGCGGAGAAATATTACAGAAAGCAGGAATGCAATGGCTATTTTTAGCTTACCTATTCCATACTGTAGGAGAGCTTTGCCTTTCGCCTGTAGCATTATCATTTATCACGAAAATGTCACCAGCAAAATATGCATCAATGATGATGGGTGTTTATTTTGCAATGACTGGATTAGGCAATAAATTGGCGGCTTCATTAGGCAGCTCAGCAAAAGATCTTGGCGATTATAATACGTTTTTACTGATTGCTTCTGTCTCAGTAGTATTTGGTCTAATTGTACTCGTATTCTTAAAACCTCTTAAAAAACTAACTCACGGAGCTGAGGATACCGATTCAAACGTTGTCTTCACAGAAGAAGAGCAAATGGCATAA